The following are from one region of the Acidobacteriota bacterium genome:
- a CDS encoding DUF4386 domain-containing protein yields the protein MTPLKRNARIAGLLYLTLLTAPLRLIYIPNKLFVAGNASATANNIAAHETLFRLGMLSDLFTATMAIFLTLALYRLFKGVDEGLARLVVILGALMVTPIYFFNTVNDAAALLLARGADFLSVFDKPQRDALVRVFLRMHGQGVLANEVFWGLWLFPFGLLVYKSRFIPRILGVWLMLNCFAYLATSVTGILWPQYEQRVSNWVFPVMLGELAIMLWLIIVGAKERQPLATTA from the coding sequence ATGACTCCGCTCAAACGCAACGCCCGGATCGCAGGGCTTCTGTATCTCACGCTTCTGACTGCTCCCCTGCGCCTCATTTACATTCCCAACAAGTTGTTTGTCGCCGGCAATGCGAGCGCCACGGCCAACAACATCGCCGCCCACGAGACACTTTTCCGCCTCGGCATGCTCAGCGATTTGTTCACCGCGACCATGGCCATCTTTCTCACGCTGGCACTCTACCGGTTATTCAAGGGAGTGGACGAAGGACTGGCCCGGCTGGTGGTCATCCTGGGCGCGCTGATGGTCACGCCTATCTATTTCTTCAACACCGTCAACGACGCCGCTGCGCTGCTGCTCGCCCGCGGCGCAGACTTCCTCTCCGTCTTCGACAAGCCACAGCGCGACGCGCTCGTCAGGGTCTTCCTCCGCATGCATGGCCAGGGAGTCCTCGCCAACGAAGTCTTCTGGGGACTCTGGCTGTTCCCCTTCGGTCTGCTGGTGTACAAGTCGCGCTTCATTCCCCGCATTCTTGGCGTCTGGCTCATGCTCAACTGCTTCGCCTATCTGGCAACCAGCGTCACCGGCATCTTGTGGCCGCAATACGAGCAGAGAGTGTCAAATTGGGTCTTCCCAGTGATGCTCGGCGAGCTAGCTATCATGTTGTGGCTAATCATCGTCGGCGCGAAGGAAAGACAGCCCCTGGCCACTACCGCGTGA
- a CDS encoding deaminase: MRVSVFCGTSVDGFLARPDDTFDFLDTPGAGPHGFTQFFNTVDVVVLGRRTFEVVRNLGHFGLYGKKQIVVLSSKPLDLSSIKARIEQMSGTPQEIVRQLEKRRFKHAYVDGGITIQQFLAAGLVDRITVTRVPVLIGRGIPLFGPLPHDIHLRHVATRSYKGGLVQSKYQAKRLEPRGISSKRRLVRSGKRMRTK, from the coding sequence ATGAGAGTTTCAGTATTTTGCGGTACGAGCGTCGATGGGTTCCTTGCGCGCCCCGACGATACATTCGACTTTCTGGACACACCTGGAGCTGGGCCACACGGGTTCACCCAGTTCTTCAACACCGTGGACGTGGTTGTACTCGGCCGGAGAACCTTCGAGGTGGTGCGCAACCTTGGGCACTTCGGACTTTATGGCAAGAAGCAAATCGTGGTGCTGAGCAGCAAGCCACTCGATCTTTCGTCCATCAAAGCCAGAATCGAGCAAATGTCAGGCACGCCGCAGGAAATTGTCAGGCAATTAGAAAAGCGCCGATTCAAACATGCCTATGTCGATGGAGGCATCACTATCCAACAGTTCCTGGCGGCTGGGCTGGTTGACCGCATCACCGTGACCCGCGTTCCGGTACTGATCGGACGGGGGATTCCGTTGTTTGGGCCGCTGCCCCACGATATCCATTTGAGACATGTGGCGACGCGGTCTTACAAAGGCGGGCTCGTTCAGAGCAAATACCAAGCTAAGCGTCTCGAGCCGCGTGGGATATCCAGCAAGCGACGACTGGTCCGGTCAGGAAAGCGGATGAGAACGAAGTAA
- a CDS encoding ArsR family transcriptional regulator, with translation MPLSPIEQRFVLHWGEMGTRWGINRTVAQVHALLFLSPKPLHAEEIANTLEVARSNVSTSLRELQGWRIVRLAHVLGDRRDHFESVKDVWEIFRIVAEERKRREIDPTLRVLQDCVSELKRAGAGSAYTRARLQEMLEFLTSTSSLFEEFVHMPIMTLRGFARLRGKLKGLIEGVTKPSAK, from the coding sequence ATGCCCTTATCTCCCATCGAACAAAGATTTGTCCTGCACTGGGGCGAAATGGGAACGCGTTGGGGTATCAATCGCACCGTGGCCCAGGTTCATGCCCTGCTGTTTCTTTCTCCCAAGCCTTTGCATGCTGAAGAAATCGCAAACACCCTGGAGGTCGCTCGATCGAATGTGAGTACCAGTTTGCGTGAATTGCAGGGCTGGAGAATCGTGCGTCTCGCACATGTGCTCGGCGATCGCAGAGATCATTTCGAGTCCGTAAAGGATGTTTGGGAGATCTTCCGCATCGTTGCTGAAGAGCGCAAGCGGCGGGAGATTGACCCCACCCTGCGCGTACTCCAGGACTGTGTCAGTGAACTGAAAAGAGCCGGAGCCGGCAGCGCCTACACGCGGGCGCGCCTGCAGGAGATGCTGGAGTTTCTCACGAGTACTTCAAGCCTGTTTGAGGAGTTTGTGCATATGCCGATTATGACTCTGCGCGGATTCGCGCGCTTGCGCGGAAAATTAAAGGGCTTGATCGAAGGCGTCACGAAACCTTCGGCTAAGTGA